A DNA window from Bactrocera dorsalis isolate Fly_Bdor unplaced genomic scaffold, ASM2337382v1 BdCtg008, whole genome shotgun sequence contains the following coding sequences:
- the LOC125779928 gene encoding salivary glue protein Sgs-3-like, producing MKPKTNRRPQASSRQPQPPDEPQRPPPFRPPPEARPRVNTNATEVQQLHAISVDVAGSAARTRPRASRQPLERSVSKATTRSRPRPKPAEMEALPRQTPLSTNARKLPTTKRAPTPREADHEAGAATEPRAAQTSTHPAGQAKAQRGTATSTVTAEASTEKQLVENAQETSATTATACSNDDGAPARATATTHVETTPPHPKATPTPTTTHPPTAEISTQPAMPDTSPPQVTPVAEVPEFLEGLVLTRQHFIKRSRRTLFFRGRRLALQKLEGDRVLV from the coding sequence ATGAAACCGAAAACCAACAGGAGGCCGCAGGCATCGAGCCGACAACCACAGCCGCCGGACGAGCCGCAAAGGCCGCCACCTTTCCGGCCACCCCCAGAAGCACGACCTCGGGTGAACACCAATGCAACCGAAGTGCAGCAATTACACGCAATAAGCGTGGACGTCGCCGGGTCAGCCGCTCGAACTCGCCCGAGGGCATCCAGGCAGCCCCTGgagcgcagcgtcagcaaagCCACCACCCGAAGTCGGCCGCGCCCAAAACCAGCCGAAATGGAAGCGTTGCCGCGACAGACGCCGCTCAGCACCAACGCCCGGAAGCTCCCGACCACCAAGCGAGCCCCAACGCCACGGGAAGCAGACCATGAAGCTGGTGCTGCGACAGAGCCGCGCGCCGCCCAAACCTCGACGCACCCCGCAGGCCAAGCGAAGGCCCAGCGAGGCACGGCAACGAGCACCGTCACGGCGGAAGCCAGCACCGAGAAGCAACTCGTGGAGAATGCGCAAGAGACGTCAGCAACAACAGCGACTGCATGCTCGAATGACGATGGGGCGCCTGCCCGTGCAACTGCCACGACTCACGTCGAGACGACGCCGCCTCACCCGAAAGCGACGCCAACCCCGACGACGACCCATCCGCCAACTGCCGAGATCAGCACACAACCGGCCATGCCTGACACATCACCCCCACAAGTAACACCGGTGGCCGAAGTCCCAGAGTTCCTGGAAGGGCTGGTGCTGACCAGACAACATTTCATCAAGCGATCCAGGCGAACGCTGTTCTTCCGGGGCCGACGTCTAGCCCTCCAGAAGCTAGAAGGCGACCGGGTTCTGGTGTGA